Within the Chlorocebus sabaeus isolate Y175 chromosome 7, mChlSab1.0.hap1, whole genome shotgun sequence genome, the region cacacacacatttcattagttctatccctctagagaaccctgactaatacagtgtgtCACATagtgagagaaagggagaaagagagaagaaggaggtgCCAGATTCCTTTAAATAGCCAGTTTTGTAcactaacagagtgagaacttattCATTACcgtggggagggcaccaagccatgcGTAAGaaatctgctcccatgacccaaacacctcccactaggctccacttccaacactgggggcCACGTTTCAACATCAGATCTGGAGGGGACACACGTCCAAACTATATTAAATTACTGCATTTATCAGAATGGGCATGGGGAGAGAGGGTTTGCTCCTTGGAAAATCCCAAATGACACAGCAACTCCCTGTTATTGTTTCAACATTCGTGGAGTAATAAAGATTCAGTGCATTTAAACTCCCCTCTAGATGGAGGTAGTCAGCATAAAATATCCACAAATTAGGGACTTACCACATAGTCATGGCATCtatcaatgaaacaaaaccaTCAAAGAACATTTGGACCTTGCaagttgttttgcatttttgttattattgctttttttttccttctaagaaCTTTGTGGTAAAATAATTTCCTCTGTAATGCATAGGATATTGAAGActtgtttttaaatacatattcatatttttctcattgtaaaaGACAATGCATGTTCACTCTAAGTAACAGCAAACAGAGgcaaaagaatagaaacaaatttttaaaatttgtaatttcgCCACTcaatgtttttattctctttggagaTATCATTTGACATGGCTATAAGTTGAAGTGCTAATTTTCAATAAAGTATCAATTATTTGTATGCAGTCATAAAGAAAACACTTAGTAATTATTTTAAGTGCATTGCAAGCAGTTAGGGAGCATTCTGGTCCCAATTTTACAAATAGAAAACCAAGTCTAGGGTAATATAATTAGTTTTCGTTGGCCAGAGAATGAATAGCTAACCTATGTGATCTAGCATTCACTTATACATATTTGTAAATCCTATGATTGTTACcttcagtgtgtgtgtatgtatgagtgtatgtatgtatatatttccgcacatacagatatatacacacacaaacataaaacaaattcatAATACGATACTTACATTTGCTTTGTACTGTGTGTCCACatattttgtgttctcttctaCTCTGTCCTACCacactccattttttaaaaagatgttggtCACACCACTATAAAGTGATTTCATAACTTACTGATGTATCGTGATGTGTAGTTTAAAAACACTTTTCCAGTTATTTGATTAAAGAGTTAAGCTCTGACGGTCTATATTAGATTCCACACTCCAGATAAAATGCTTGGAGAGCCAATAGGGGCATGACAGTGAGGCCCAGCTGGGAAGTTAAATCTCCTGGTCTACAGTGTTCCTTTAATCTCAATCTCCATCCCAGATCTGGGGTTGGAGTCTCAAGGAAACCCATGAAAACAGCTTCTGTGGTAAAGATGTCACACCAAATAGGATATTGTCTGGATTGTTGAGATTCTAGGTCCTTTTCAGCTAGGACTACCATTTATATTCACTGCCCATCTGCTTCAGCAGTGTACCTCCTAGCTTGGTCCCAAATGTAAATTGAGTTAAGAACAGAAAACACATTGATTTCTAGGAGGGCTTGAATAAAAGCAACATATACATACTCAGTGAACTAAACTAGCTGTTATCCAAAATTCTTCTTCTCATATGGGGTTTTCCTCATTATTCCTGTACGTGCTGGCATTAGCCCAGTGGGTTTTTGAGTAAGACAGTTTGGGTTATATCTCAGCTTTGACTCTGTGTGACCCTGGGTCTCCTCAGTTCCCTTATTCCAAAACAAGGACAATAAAGCCCACCACACAGAGTATTGAAAAGGATTAAATCATACTTATAATAGGATCCAGTATGGGTTCTGACTCAGAATTGAAATCtagtaaataaatgtttactttccTTTCCTTGGAGTTCTACTCTCAGGGCACATAACATTTCCAACAGAAGCCGCAATACCTGAGCTAGCAACcaactctttaaaaatacagCCAACAAGCCAGTTCTTCCCTTGCTCAGAACCACAACCCAAAGCTTGGGTGCAGACAGCTAGTTAAGAAAAAATTTAGCATGACAGACACAAGTAGTATTTTCCTGATAAcaactaaaagaaaattaaataacaaaaccACAATGTTTGTCAGCCATCATGTCCATAAGATTACAAAATATACAGGACACTAGATGTCTTGTATATTTTATACAGGAGGCTGGCTTAGCTATTtttccaagaaagaaaacaagaaaaaataaactttagactTAAATTTGCCAAGTATTTACTTCTTCATTGAAGCAGACCCAACATGAGGATTATGTCACTATCCAGCATTTGTGGTGAGAGGCAATGCAACTTGAAACAGAGCAGTTAAGGCAGAGTTGGAATAGCCAGCTCTTACTTATCAGCTGTGTTGGAGAATCAGTCTTCTTCTCTCAGTAATTCTAGGGATAGCTATAGGGACTATTAGGAAATAAGCAATAAAGCAATTTACACATGCCTCCATCAGGATAACTATTAAGCTTCACTGTAATTATTCCTTTATCTATTTTCCTACTTTAAATCAGAGAATAAGGATTAAACCTATTCCATCTCTTCATTCTGGATTTCAGAAAAATGCTGATAGAGTAGGTGTTAAGTAAATGTGTGTCAAATATTAACTACATGGAGAAGAATAAATCTGCAGTTAGTGCTGTGAAGTAATGGTGCAGTTACGTGCTAAGGATAAGCTACTCAGCCAACAGAAAATTAgctgaaaatcaaagaaagacACCGTTTTCCCAACTCTCGATCTTGTTAGGCTCACAGATCTCACCAAGTTATTCATAGATATTATAACACACCAATACTATAGGCCTCATCAGTGATGTGTTTGATGTTTTAATTAGAGTTGCATTTGTAACTATTAGGGATTTTGTTAAGAGTGCCCCTCATCTCTCTATCCACATGCTCTAATCACACACAGACGCTATGGTATAGacatattaaacattattttattgtagATGTTTGCTATTAACTACTTACTTAATTAACTAGAAATGTCAATCAATGAACTAGCTCAGTCACACACCAGTAGAGCAACCCCTTTGAAATCAGTGTTGTTCAGGAGAATCTGCTTCAAAGATTACCTAAGTAAATGGACTGATCAAGAAGATAAGaaggaaaacacaaatatttcttaCCAAAAAATTGAAGGATAATGAATGTTGGAAAATACTATGAACAAGATAGTTAACATCAAGTTATCATGATGATTCAAACTTTTCTTTGCTGAAATCTGTGTTTTTATGCTATGTATGCTATTTCATTTGTGGTTTATACATTCATCCTTCAATTTcctaaattttgttttcagaatgACAAAGTCATAATAACTTTTTCATCTCCAAAACAAATTTCTTGCATAATTATTTCCAAGAGaaacttttcatttccttattcTTTGCAAtcctgtaattcttttttttttttttaaatgtatgctcACGATGTCATTACTTGGTGAATACCACTTCCAGATAGGTCAGAaaacaatcttaaagaaaaaggagatgcaaaaatatttttaaaaacctttttaaaaacaataaccgaccggcacggtggctcacacctgtaatcccagaactttgggaggccgaggcaggtggatcacctgagttcaggagttcgagaacagcttgaccaccatggagaaaacccttttctactaaaaatacaaaaagttatccaagtgtggtggtgcatgcctgtaatcccagctacgcgggaggctgaggtaggagaatcgcttgaatccaggaggcggaggttgcggtgagcctagattgtgtcattgaactccagcctgggcaacaagagtgaaactctgtctcaaaaaaacaaaacaaacaaacaaaaaacaaacaaaaaataaccactcctcaaaaaaaaaaaaaaaaaaaaatctggcaaagCTAATATATCAAATGATTCTCAGTGTTACCTGAATGATTTTAAGTATTTGTAGACTAATCATATCTTCAGATTATCATGctaggaacagaaaaacaaataatatagcATTGTAAGAGAAAGTAGACaggctaaataaataattttacattagAATTCATATTTTATCAAACTTTACCTCTTCTACGAAACCTATCACTGTGCCTTGTACACgtagatgaattttaaaatgtgtgggaAGAATAGTTATTAGCTACTCACTTACAGCCTAGATCATGATCCTGTAATGACCCAGATCATTCTATCGGCACTGAGGTAGATGATCTATAAACCAAACACAGATATTCCAGCTCCATCTGTGACCAAGACCTCCCTGGCTTTATTCCTGACATTGTTCCCCTTCTGTTCCACACTTGGGAGAGCTCGAGCCCTCTGGCTTTGGATGCAGGTCCCATCTATCTCTTTAAATGTGTTGGCAGACGTAGGCATCAGTGCTTTCTAAGGATTTTGGTTCAGACTCATTACTCTGGCTTTCCCAGGTAGGGGATCCCCTTCCCTAGCTCTTACTATAGAATTCAAACTCTGGCTCTGATCAAGCTGTCATACCTGGATTCATTAAATGTCCATTGGCATCTTTTGTTCTGGTCCAGAGAGGtcaaaataggcaaaagaaactAAGGAAATTCCACAGTCCATCAAGGGAAGCTTCCACATGTCCTGACTTcaggatattttaattttaaaacagtggCCTGAAACCACTGATTCATGCAttatttcaacaaacatttgttgagtggtTAGTATGAACCAGACTCATTTTAGATACTTTTACTCCTAGCTTCTTATAATTCCCTGTTTGAAAACTTCTCTTCATGTTTACATCTTCTTTTCCCTGACAGAATTGCCTGTCATCCAGAGTCTTAGCGCAAAGCTTCTCATGAACTTTCAGGACCAGCTATTCATAGTTTTTGATGGGTACCTAGGAAAGTCACTGGTGTGAGAGAATTTTAGAGTCTGGTGGATGCAAACAGGAATGAGATATGATAGTTTTCCTTTCAGAACACATAATCCAGTATGAAAGTATGTAAATCTATGCTCCCCACAATACGATTTGCATCCAAGGGCTAAGATAACCCTTTGGAAGGAAAGATGGGATTTTAatggaagtgatatttgaaatggTCCTTGATTGATAAACAGGAGCCTTCAGTGGCCGGGCCCTGCCTATGCTTCTGCTGAATCAATCTAAATGTTAAATtccatgttaaaaaaataaaatgctgattTTTGCTTTCAGGTCATACCACACTGTTTCCAGTTTCCACTCCTTTGCTTTTTTGGTCTGCCTCTTCTGAAGTGGATCCCTTCCCAAGTCACCTTAGGTAGCACCCTCTACCAGAAAGTTTTCTCTGGAAGCTCCCACCCTTCCACGAAACAGGGTCAGGTGCTCCCCTCCTGTGAGTGCCCATGAAACTCTGCACATTGCTGAGTGTCTTGGACCTCGACACATGTCGTATCTTTCTGTGACACTCTGTAGATGTGAATTCAGTTGAAGCAGAGTCTGTCTTTTCCCTCTTTGTAATCCAATTTAGAGCCCAGTTTAGTTCCCAGATCATGAGTGgtagataaattttaaatgtatgaatGGACAGATGCATTAACAATAAAGTAACTAGAGCAACTGTGTAGGAAAGTTGTCTATAGCAGAAATGTGGAAGATGAGTGATGTTAGGCAAGACTATTTCACCGGCAAGAGACAGACATCTAATTtataccatcttagaaaaaagaaaagaaagaaaatctgccGGCCTACATGACTGAAAAGTTCATAAATAAATCAGAGCCAGCTGGAGGACCTAGGTGTCCATACAATATACTTAAGATGGTCCCCTTCATGTCTTACCTATGCTTTTCTCTGGGCCAAATTCACTCTCAGGCATGTTCTCCCCAAGCATTACAAAATTCCAGGCCCTCATTTTACCAGTTTTGCAACTGCAGTGAGAATTCAGAACATCCTTTTCATTTGTTCCAGCAAAAATTCTAGGAACTATTTCTAATGTAGCCAGATTTTGGTCACTTGTCCACATCTGAATCAATCAGCAAGGTTAGGGCCGGGGGTGGCATACAGGAAGGAACTGAGAGATGGGTTATCCTATCTGAACCCTATAGACTAAGAGCAGGTAATCCAGGGTGTGTTCTGAGAAGAGAGTGCCAGACAAGCAGTCTTTGGAAGACTGATTAGAGAGGCTGAACCTGACTCTAGAACCCACTCTGCCCTTGTACTTTGGGGGTGAACTGATCCAGAAATCTAACATCACATTTACACATCCTTATTCTTCTCTGCTCAGAGTCAGAGTCATTACACTGGAAGAGATGAGTATAGAGAAATAGGGACAGCAGGTGTGAGGGACAAGTTCCTAGGTAAGTGGGGGCAGAGGAGAACTACCCCACCTGTTCCTGCCTGCCTTGAGCATGGTCACTTCTCAGGATGGAGCACTGCCTCTATTTAGGCTCCCCTAAAATACAGAGCTTGAGTCATGGGCTTGTCATGCGTGTAATTTATTTGgggaaatgttcccaacacagagGACTCAAGAACTGGAAAGAgtaaaataggaagagaggacatGGGCAATTGGGGTTCAATCCTACTGGGTATCCTCTGAGAAATGATGTAGAATGTCTGCCCAAACCatgaaaaatgggaaaacatgTATCTATTGCCTCTTGTTTCTCCTGAGAAAGGGATGTTCCATGGCAGCAACAGAGAAACCCTGGGCTAGTGAGTGAAAAATACCTGATGCAGCTGAGGCAGGGAGCTGCCAGGTGACATCTGCAGGCAGCAGAGTGCTACAGCAATGACAGATAAACAGATCTAGGAAACATGAGCATGCAGATTTGACTGCTAATTATGAAAGTTTCCATAGTGATCTCAGGGAAAATGGAATTTAGCCACCAAAGCTTCCATGTTTAAAGATTCCTCCATTTCTTCAAGAATCGTTGCTTGCATACATTTAGAGACTGCGTAAAATCGTGGCATTCAACTCTTGAAAAAAATTGGCTTGGAGGAACACTTGTCTCAACAAGAcaatgaatttgtttatttttccaggcTACAGCATTACTGTGCTTATAAATTTTGACTTTTGGTTTATGCAGATTTCATTGATACAAGTGGCATAATAAggaggaaataacaaaaaattctttcctttccAATTCATGTACAAAAAACAAGTGATTCTGATGAAAATTTTCCTAAGAGTCAAGTTCTGTCTAATCTGCAGATGCCCACTGCTTCTTGACATGCTTCATTCACTTCATTCTCTTGGCAGCTCCTGTGGAGCTCTGCTCCCCCTGAGTGCTCTCATTGCGTCAGTTTTGGGTTGAGTCCTGAGATGATTATAGTAGAAACACTTGCGTTTTTCTCCAGTTGCCAGAACTAGATGAGAGATTTGGGCAGCATGATTAATGATGAAGGCAAACTATTTAATCCTATGAAACATGATGAAGTGTCCAAACTCGGCAGTAGATATTTTGGATTTTCGTATTTGAGCAAACAGTCACTAAACAAAAATTCAATTTCCTTTCTAAAAGCTAGCAGATGAAACATTCATGGCCATTTAATTTTGGAGGTATTCTAAATGAATTCAGAaagagaaactttttaaaaaataaacgttttattttgaaataattttaagtttaaaaaagttGCAAAGTTAATACAGTATCTGTGTATCTTTCACCCACTTTCCTTTAAAGTGAACATTTTGCAATACCATGGTATATTCGTCAAAGCTAAGAAACCACCACTGACACATTACTTTTAATTGAACTCcagattttatttggattttgccAGTTTTTCCATTAACATCCTCTTTCTGTTTCAGAATGCAAACCAAAGTACCACACTGTAGCCAATTGTCATGTCTCCATAATTTCCTCTGGACTGTGATGGTTCTTCAATCTGCCCTTATTTTTCATGAcattgacagttttgaagagtacCACTCAGCCATTTAAGTTTCTTCGATTTAGGTTTGAAGCATGcctttctcatgattagacttgggctattaatttttgaaagagCACCAAAGAGGTATGTTGTTCTTGTGACACCATATCAAGGGGGTACATGATATGCAcatgactattttatttttcagcattaGGCACTTCAGGAAAATATAACAAGCTATTTCAATGCCACAGGAGAGATATGCGGTTAGTGAAACAGAACTATGGAGATGTATGACCATTTTGCTGTGCTTTCATTTAAGAATATGTAAATTTGAACTATTCAACTAGGGcaataacagatttttaaaaatcattctactctTGAAAGTATTAATTATGTATCACAGAGTGTTTTTTATCATAGTATAGTGGTTAAATGTCATTTTATCTGGGTTTGATTTCCGAGCTCAAGGATGTATGGCCttaggcaagtgacttaacctctctgcaccACAGTTCCTTTATTTGTAACTTAAAGTCTCATAGATGTACCAATATCTACTGATACTATAGTTATCAGTACAAGTACAGGCTTGTTTGGAAGActgaatgagttaatatttgtaaactgCTTAGAAGAGCAGAAAATAAATGCTCTGCCCTTTGCCTCGGGTGAAGAGGTGTAGCAATTTGCCCTTGGTATGCAGCAGCATAATCAAGGAAGcagcatattttttatttaccagAATTCTGTAAGCTCTTATAAATTAGCTCctttgctgaagaaaaaaaaaaagcaaattttcagTGACCTGTGAATGTTTGTTTCATAGACAAAATGAAGAGatattagagggaaaaaaatatctTCTTGCTTTTTTGGCTTGTATGAACTTTATAAAATGATTATGTATTACAActacaattagaaaacaaaacaaaacaatacatttttcaagttttaaataataatttccatGTTTCTGGAAATTTCAATTTCCCATCAAATCCCAGAAAAAGAGTGATAATAAGAGGTGTAATCACACAAACTTTCAATTATTCATGAGCTAGTCACACACTTAATAAACTTTAGATTATATGTCATTTCCTATTCCTCACTACCAGTTAGAACCTTCCtctaattttcttgatttctctcttAGAATCATATTGATAAACACTagagtattttctaaaaatagtcATTCCTTTAGtacatcttttcaataaatgagaTGGAGACTGTCACATTCAAAGTCCCTTTTTATATACATGAAGTGATTGTAAGGTGGACTACAAAATAAACCAATGATCTGTCTGAATGGTAACACATAAAATTTTATCTAAGTGTACCTCCTGGTAGGGTACATATTTGTCTTCCTTTCTGAAAACCTgatacagaaaattttatttcaatttttgtaaaTTCTCAActgagtttcttattttttttttttaatttagaagttTGCAGCGTTGATTACAGTTTGAAACTGATGAAGACATTTGGGACACTGTATTTTGGTCTCCATTGGGTCaatgctttttcatttattctttatattaagaaatataaGTAATCAGGAAgatgtgaaaagggaaataattgaAAAGACTGGAGTACATATACTATATACAGTGTCCATTTTAAAGAAACAGCATTCTAGCACACCTTTCTACCCTTGACTAAGATTACTGTAATGAGAGCACCAGTACTCCTGAGCACCAGTAACCAAAAGGGCATTTTGGAAACTGAGCTTTTGGTGTTTATATGAACATTCCGTCTTCCAGGACCTGCCTTTATTTCTTCAAGACTCATACTGCTGTATATGGTGTTGTATACATTCAGGGTTAGTTGGGAAGCAGTAACtgatacagaaaattttaaatgtaaaaaacactGGGGAGTGAACCTTTccattagaatatatatatatataatgtatatatcatatatatatatgtgaattcaCATCAGGATGAGTTTCTGTTTAGGCAATGTTGGAAAacctatttccattttgtttatttaacaaacattacaAGGCACTTAAATCCATGCTGGCTCTTCCAAATGTTGACTCATTTCTCATAACTGCCTTGGGGTAGAAACAGAGAGGCTAAACAACCTGCAGGCGATGCTTCACTACTATATGCAGGTGGCAGCCTGGCCTGTGTTCTCTGCTTGGCTAGGAACACAGGTCTTACCTATTGAGCTGGGCTGTGTAGCACTCTGTTGTGGAGACATTTGCCTCTGGGTCTGGGGCCTCTGCTTTTTCCCTCGCCTCCCATGGTTACTCCATGTCTCAGAGAGCTCTGAATCCCACTTGGAAAATCACACTTAAACCCTCTAAAAACCtaatgatgaaaaaaaataagttctCTAGAACTTCTGGAGAAAAAAGTAACAAAGCTACCAGGTTAAATGACTGAAATTCCTGAGAGAAAACAACATGTATGTGTTCCTCTAGAAAGGGGGCCCAATATTGAATACCAGGAAGTCCTATAGTAAATGGAATGTGACTTTATGTGGGATCTGGCGTTCCTATTTCATCCGGATGCATGTCTGCGGCTTCAGTGGGAATGGCGCTTGCACACCAGGTACCCACTCCCCGGTGTCATGTGCTATGCTGTCCAAAGACAGAATGAGGAATGGTGAGCCCATGAACCTGCTGGACCCAGCCCCTCCGAGGTCCGGAGTGACAACCAGTACTGTATTTCTAGATCGAATCTGAACCCCTCCTACAGGGAAAAGATTTCCAGGGGATTTTGGAAGTTCCAACATTTTACAGGGAAGAAGGAAGTTACGCAGGATAGGAAAGAAGAGGTCATGCTATACAGCCCTGGTTTCCACTGACACTAACACTGGATTCAACTTTtgacactgaaaatctgttgccACCAAATGGAGGACGTAAAGAAGATGTTCTAAGTGTGATTAGAGAATATGCAACACAAGGAACAAGCAGAACATTCTTCTCTGGAATCTGACATGATGGACTGTACTTTCACAGAGAGCGCTGATGTTAGATGTACAGGAAATAGGCTAATCCGAAAATaagaaaggctgaggcagagaggctAATATAGTTCCAGCCTATCTCCCAGCACCTTGTTAATTTCTCTCAACCTCCAGACACAAATCCGAGACATAACTCTCTTCCTCCAAAGAGGTCGCGCCTACCCTGTGGTGGTTCTCAGGGATCcgccccagctccctctccgctcCCAGCCCCACACACTGGGATCACTAGGCACCCAAGATCCCACCTCTCAGGTGGTATCTTCAGCGCTGGCTGCCACTCAGCCCCCCTCCAGGAATCCGGGGCAGAAGGCGAATATCCCAGAGTCTCAGAGTCCACCGGAGTTACTCTGGAGGGCGAGGTGCGGGCTGCATCAGTGGACCCCCCCACCCCACGCGCACACCCACTGCTCCACCCCGGGGGCGGGGCCATCGCCTTCCTTCCCGACTCAGCAGGGATCTGAAGCTCCGGGAATTTCCCTGGCCTGGGAGCTTCGGGCTTTCCAGCCCCAACCATGCATAAAAGGGGTTCGCGGATCTCAGAGACCCACAGAACCCGGGTCGCAGGCACCTCCTCGTCAGCTCTCCAGCTCCTCGCACAGCCGCCAGACCCGCCTGCTGAGCCCCATGGCCCGCGCCGCGCTCTCCGCAGCCCCTAGCAATCCCCGGTTCCTGCGGGTGGCgctgctgctcctgctcctgGTGGCCACCGGCCGGCGCGCAGCAGGTGGGTCCTGGCGCCTTGGGGTCCCCGGGTCGGATGCGGCTGGGGTGGGCGCCCCGCGCCGACAGCCTCGCTCAGTCAGTGAGTCTCTTCTTCCCTAGGAGCGTCCGTGGTCACTGAATTGCGCTGCCAGTGTTTGCAGACCCTGCAGGGAATTCACCCCAAGAATATCCAAAGTGTGAACGTGAGGGCCCCAGGACCCCACTGCGCCCAAATCGAAGTCATGTAAGTCCCGCCCCGCTCTGCTGCTGCAACCGCTGGAGTCCCCGACTCTCCCGCTGCCCCAAACCCTGTGCCCAGTCCGACCTCCTGCCTCATGGAATTCCCCTTTTCTCTCTGCAGAGCCACACTCAAGAATGGGCAGAAAGCTTGTCTCAACCCCGCAACCCCCATGGTTAAGAAAATCATCGAAAAGATGCTGAACTGGTGAGTTATGGTTTCTATGTACACAGGTGACTGGAGCCGTTGGTCAGAAATACTGGCATCTGCcccctaaaaataaaatcaggaaaactCAGGGGTTAATTGAAGGAC harbors:
- the CXCL1 gene encoding growth-regulated alpha protein is translated as MARAALSAAPSNPRFLRVALLLLLLVATGRRAAGASVVTELRCQCLQTLQGIHPKNIQSVNVRAPGPHCAQIEVIATLKNGQKACLNPATPMVKKIIEKMLNCDKSN